One segment of Hippopotamus amphibius kiboko isolate mHipAmp2 chromosome 2, mHipAmp2.hap2, whole genome shotgun sequence DNA contains the following:
- the LOC130846700 gene encoding ferritin heavy chain-like encodes MRLKWTVFAESHCGFLLQQCLDGTSRSSPSLAGGSEPALATTSQRPPTTKGPRRRSSAVQPPPPFLSHLPGRPRPPCRFQNYHQDSEAAIDHQINLELYASCICLSMSYCFDCDDVVLKNFAKYFLHQSREEREHAKKLMKLQNQQAGRIFLQDIKKTDHDDWENGLNAMECALHLAKNVNQSLLELHKLATDKNDPHLCDFIETHYLSEQVKSIKELGDHVTNLRKMGAPESGMAEYLFDKHTLGNSR; translated from the coding sequence AAATGGACAGTCTTCGCAGAGAGTCACTGCGGTTTCCTGCTTCAACAGTGCTTGGACGGAACCTCGCGCTCGTCCCCCTCTCTGGCCGGCGGCTCAGAGCCAGCCCTTGCCACCACCTCACAGCGCCCTCCGACCACCAAAGGTCCCCGTCGCCGCTCCAGCGCTGTGCAGCCGCCACCGCCTTTCCTCAGCCACCTGCCAGGACGACCGCGTCCCCCTTGCAGATTCCAGAACTACCACCAGGACTCAGAGGCTGCCATCGATCACCAGATCAATCTGGAGCTGTATGCCTCCTGCATCTGCCTGTCCATGTCATACTGTTTTGACTGCGATGATGTGGTTTTGAAAAACTTTGCCAAATACTTTCTTCACCAATCTCGTGAAGAGAGGGAACATGCTAAGAAACTGATGAAGCTGCAGAACCAACAGGCTGGCCGAATCTTCCTTCAGGATATTAAGAAAACAGACCATGATGACTGGGAGAATGGGCTGAATGCAATGGAATGTGCGCTACACTTGGCAAAAAATGTGAATCAGTCACTACTGGAGCTGCACAAACTGGCTACTGACAAAAATGACCCCCATTTGTGTGACTTCATTGAGACTCATTACCTGAGTGAGCAGGTGAAATCCATCAAAGAATTGGGTGACCACGTAACCAACTTACGCAAGATGGGGGCCCCCGAATCTGGGATGGCAGAGTATCTCTTTGACAAGCACACCCTAGGAAACAGCCGATAG